The following DNA comes from Bos indicus isolate NIAB-ARS_2022 breed Sahiwal x Tharparkar chromosome 3, NIAB-ARS_B.indTharparkar_mat_pri_1.0, whole genome shotgun sequence.
ATCGTGGTCTCTGCTTTGCCCATTAGCTTCAAGGAATTGCTGTTGTCCATCCTCTGGAAGGTGAGACTGCTTCTGCCCCACTTCCCACCCTCAGCTTACGGAGCAGGGGAGCAGCCTGGGCTCTGGGCCCTGGCatctgagacctgggttcaagtcctgggtctTTGGCTGAGTTAGTTCACCTTTCTGGGCTGTAATGTCCTCACCTGAAGAGTGGGGATAATGCTTATGCTCACATTATGGGTGAATCATAAGTTGTGCTCAGTAAATTACATCACTGAGTTATGTTTCCAGCTACTTCCTGGTGTTCCCTTATAAACAGCCCATGTCCATGGCTCAGCTTGTTTTGCTCCTGTGGATAGCTAGTTATGGCCAGTTGTCCAGTCTCCAGAGTTCACGCAGTGCCCTCCTGTGGCTGTGAGTGTGGCCCGGAACGAGTGTCTGTGGCTGTCCCTGACCCCCATCTGCGTGTGTATATTCCAGGACTCTGTCCCAGGGCTGCCTGGCATCCGGGGGTCTCCTTAGAACCAGGGCTCTTCTGGCAGAGGCTGAGGCTACCAGTGTCTTCTGGCCCCTCCATGAGTGAGGCGAACCAAAGTGAGTGACAGTGGGAGGGAGACTGAGGAGGGGGTTGGGTTCCCCTTGGATTGTGGGGAGGACCTTGCACTCATGTCTCTCAGTTTCCCCTGGGAGCCGATCCTGGGCCCCATCCATAACACTGTCCCTTTCTCTGCAGCCATCGTGGGGTCCTCCGAGGTCCCCACAACATCTACCGTATCCTCTGGACCAGGCAGCGGGATCCAGACATGGCTTGTGCTGGTAGGGGTCGTCCTGGGGGCTGTGGTCCTCTCTATCCTCATCGCGGTTGCTGCCAAATGCCATCTCTGCCGAAAACACCGTGCCAGCTACCAGCACCACCCACTGCCTGAAACAGGGAAGGGAGGTCGCCCCGAGGTGGTTGAAGATGAGGACGATGATGGCTTCATTGAGGACAATTACATTCAGCCTGGGTTTGGTGGGCTGGAGACAGGGGCAAGCAGGGACCACTTCTCCCTTTGAGTCTTCATCTTTGGactgccccaccccccatccctatGCTTGACAGCTTAAGGAGAGCAGATATTTCATGGGAACCACAAGCCTCAGGGACTTGGTAGTTAGGGCTTAAGGGCTGACCAGGGGTGGAGCAATCCTCCCTTACTCGACTCTAGTCACCAAAGTGATTATGACCCTCTTTTACTCAATGACTCTCAATGACTCCCTCCTGTTCTCAGAATAAAGTTTATCAAGGGCCTGACTTTGAAATCATGCCTCTGTTGGCCTTTGGTTTCCCTTCTTGACTGTCCCTTCTTTACTTCCTGCTTAGCTAATTCTTTGTTATTCCTCCCTCTCCTACCGTGCTGTTTCTCCCTGGACCTTTGCTCACACTCCTCTTTTGCCTCgatgcctttctcttctcccaagTCCTGTCTGACAGTGATGAAAATCACCAGCCAGGAGACTCCAGGTGGTCTGCCTACCTGCCAGCATTTCAGATGTGACCTGATGATAACATTTTAGCAGGGGAAATGCAATGTGCCAAATTTCttactgagatttttttcctgtcaATAAAGTGGAAATCTAAATAGTTCTATTATGTTTTTCACAGATATTAATAcgtctgttttcattttaattaaaactaaagtctctcattttttattttcctgaactgAGGCTTGTGCATAAAAATGTCCCTTGTCACTGAATGCTATTACAGTGCTCAGACATCCCCTCCTTTGGACACCTGAGAGCTGCTGCCTCCTATAAGACCTGTGAGTTTCTCTAGTGGTCTCTTACCATGTTTGGTTTTCATCTTTGTTACAGTTTGCACGTACCCTTACTGGGCCAGACTGTGTATTCTCTGAGGCCACAGTCTGCACTTCGTTCTGTGTACTCAGAGTCTCGTacatagcagatgctcaataaatatttattgacttcgTTGAATTATCATGGGCCTAGGGGTGAGTGGATGAGAGATGATGGAGTGGAGTTGACTGTGGAACCTTGATGGAGAGGAGAAAGACAGGGTCATGACTGCTAGTGGTGAGTCTGGGGAAAGGGAGACAGTTTCAAGATAGCAGAGGCTTGAGTTAAGCTTTTTGGTTGCAAGCAATGGAAAGGAGTTTGGGGGGTGAATTAAAGGGGGATAGCTAATTCAGAAGGGCAGGAAGCAGGTGGTCCCAGCTGCCTGAGGTCGAGCATGGGACCTCTAGTGCTCTGTCATTTATGGGCACTTATGAGGTTCCATGCCTGGGACTCCCAAACTCTTGATTCTGGGTTTCAAGTACCCAGTTGATAGAATCTGATTGGTCCAGCTTGGGTCAAGTATCTACTACTGGTCTGATTAGCTCCGGCCAGTGGGGGCAGGCTCCTGTAGTCCTCTTGTGATTTGAGAAGCCCACCCATTTGCTCCAGTTCAGCCCCAGCCAAGCAGGGGGAAGTTGGGAACCAGGCAGCTGCCAAGATGTATCCACCACATGCAGTGTTAGCCTTTGAGGAAAGAGCCAGGGGAGAAAGGTGAGTGCTGACTAATGTGAGGGCTGACTAATGTGTGACTAATGTGCCTAATGAGAAAAGGCCAGAGGTCAAGGATGGCTGGGTTGAGGGTGCCCATGCCAGGGATGAAGCTGAAGAGGGGATGCTGTGCAGGGATGGACGGAAGGGGAGAGACCAAGATGTGACTAAAGTGTGGCACAGGGAACAGAGATCCCAGGGGTGTGATAGAacgggggtgaggtggggggaaTGGGGAGATGGTTGACAGGACTTTTGGCCACTGGACATGCGGAGTAGGGAGTCAGGCCCTGGTTTCTGACTGACTGGCTGGGCACTTGAGGAAGAGCAGGTTTTCGGGGAGCAAGGATTCAATGCTGGACATGGGGTTTCCAGCGGGTAGATGCCTGGGGCAGCTGCATTCACAGAGTGAAGTCCGGTTGGTCTGTAGATGTGGCCTTGGGAGTCCTTGACAATAGGGTCTCTGAGGCCCTCCGGAGTGAATCAGCTCACCAGGGCCGGGGTGGCATAGAGGAGGCACTGAGGACAGAGCAGGGAAACACTGACCTCTAAGGGTTTGtctgtggaggaggaggagacaggagagactGGGGACgagccagggaggaggggagccAACCCTATTCATTGTTCCTCAGCCCCCAGACCCTCGAAGGCGGGGAAGGCCCTGTGTGGGAGGCAGCAACGCTGGCTGCCCCAGCCTGAGACCCCGGAGAGGATGCTGAGTAGCTGAGCGTGTCCTGGCCTCTGGGGGAGGAGCCGGTTGGTCTTTCCTCTGCCCCTCATACATCCCCAGGGCCCACCCAGAGGGGCTGCCCTGTCTTGCACTTCTGGGCCAGGAAGCATCTCAGCTTCTCAGGGCCTTGATTGAACCTCTGAGAAATGTGGGCAGAGGTGAGCACCCAACCCCAGATTagaactttggagaaggaaatggcaacccattccagtattgttgcctggagaaccccatggacagaggaacctggctgctatagtccatggtgtcacaaagagttggacatgactgaagtgacctaacaCCCACATTTCTGAGCCCAGCACCGAGAAGGGTTGGTAGGGGAGGCTTCCCCTCAGAacctgctgttcagttcagttcagttcagttcagtcgctcagtcgtgtccgactctttgcgaccccatggactgcagcacaacaggcttccctgttcatcaccagctcccggagtttactcaaattcatgtccatggagtcggtgatgccatccaaccatctcatcctctgttgtccccttatcctcctgccttcagtctttcccagcatcaggggcttttccagtgagtcagctcttcacctcaggtggccaaagtattggagtttcagcttcagcatcagtccttccaatgaatactcaggactgatttcctttaggatggtctggttggatctccttgcagtccaagggactctcaagagtcttctccaacaccacagttcaaaagcattaattcttttgttctcagctttctttatagtccaactctcacatccatacatgactactggaaaaactagaaactatcgcacaattgcactcatctcacacgctagtaaagtaatgctcaaaactctccaagccaggcttcaacagcacgtgaaccatgaacttccagatgttcaagctggatttagaaaaggcagaggaaccagagatcaaattgccaacatctgttggatcatcgaaaaagcaagagagttccagaacctGCTGTGGGTGGTGGGAAATCTGGACCTAGAGAGCGGCCCTGCTGGATTTCCCAGAGAGATGGTTCCCAGCAGGCTCGCATGCCTGGCCCCAGGCACGAAGAGGAAACACCATTCGGGTCCACAGGTTCAAGGGCACGGGGATGCGGGAACTGCTGGGAGGCCGGGGActcagccaggcttctctctggtcTGCCCTCCTGTGGCTTCAGACCACGATCCCAGCCCACCTCTGCCCCTCGCGTGCAACCTGTCCTCATCCCTCAGTAGCTGTCACTACCTTCTCTCCCCTGTGAGCGCCAACCCAGACTGCAAAGGATAGCCCAGTTTCTTGGCAGCCTCATCCTTCTGACCCCAGAGCAAGGCCACAACCCTTGTCCTTGTGTGGAGGCCAAAAACAGGGGTCACACAAGTCAGGGATGTGAAGTTGAAGAAGGCTGGCAGAACAACAAACTGAGTTGAgagtacagatgtgaaagtgaaagtgtgagtcactcagtcgtgtcggactctttaccaccccaggtttgtagcccgtcaggcttctctgtccatggaattctccaggcaagaatactggagtggattgccattcccttctccaggggatcttcctgacccagggattgaaccccggtctcctacatcgcaggcagattctttgccatctgagccaccaggaagacctggattcaaatcccagctctgccatttatctgctgtgtgaccttggggaagttacTTACCCCCTCAGTGCTCCAATTTCTTCTCAGTAGAATAACGATCATAGTAGCACTTGCCTCACATGGTTTTAGAAGGCTTAAATGAGTGACATGTGTAAAATGGAATAGAGCAAGCATCTGCAAGTATTAGCCATATCTGTAGGGGCACCACCAGGGCAATCTCTCCCCACGACAGATCATCCTGAAGAAGGAGCTTGCCAtgcctccttcctcctcattCTCTCTAGACTGGGATTTGAACATGTTTGTTTCCCAGGACTTAGGTCAGAAGATCTAGTTCAAAGCTGCAAAAGACTAGAATTAGATGTTCTGATgctctctcttggtaaatgttacATTGCACTTAAAAATACGTGGGTTGTTTTCAAATACCTTTtgctattgatttctaacataattccacagtgataaagAGAACTGACTCAGTACGATTTCAGTACCTTTAGGCCATGAAGTATTTGTGACttgtggtaaagcgtctgcctgcaatgcgggagacctgggttcgatccctgggtcgggaagatcccctggaggaggaaaaggcaacccactctggtactcttgcctggaaaattccatggacacagaagcctggtaagctacagtccatagggtcacaaagagtcagacacaactgagcgacttcacttttactttcactttacattCCTGGATATATTCCAATGTCTcttggtttatagtctatggaaACTTGAATCTGTATCCTGCTGTTTTAATtgtgttgaattggttcacagtgcttttcatgtctactatatccttcttggagaaggcaatggcaccccactccagtactcttgcctggcaaatcccatggacagaggagcctggtgggctgcagtccatggggtcactaggagtcgaacacgactgatcggcttcactttcacttttcactttcatgcattggagaaggaaatggcaacccactccagtgttcttgcctggaggatcccagggacggaggagcctggtgggctgctgtccatggggtcgctgaagtcagacacgactgaagcgacttagcagcagcagcagcagcatatccttctacttttctgtccattcattctattaatttttgagagtttgatattgaaactgcAACTAAACATCTTaatttatacacttaaaaataattctaatatatagtagaactatatgtaattttgttctgtattttctgtttcctgtaaatgtgttatcatactgtCATaattaaaggagaaggcaatggcaacccactccagtactcttgcctggaaagtcccatggatggaggagcctggtgggccgctatctatggggttgcacagagtcgaacacgactgaagtgacttggcagcagcagcataattaaaaggaaaaaaagggggtGAAAAGTTCTGATGCTGTAGGATATAATGATAGCAACAATAATAACACTGATGTGCTGGACAGGCAGCCCATTTGATAGACTGAGAAGTTGAGGCTCAAACAGGTTAACTACAACTTGCCTGCTTCACTCAGCAATAACACTATTATCTTACCTCTAAGTCATGATCAAACAGACCCAGAGAAAGAATCTCCTGGTAGTTGAATTCACCCCCATCCTTCCTTGGTTGGCACCCCTTGCCCGTGAATCAGGGCCAAGAAGTTCCAGGTTTGGGAGAGCAGGCTGGGAGGGTAGAAGTGGTGTGTCCCATCCCTGACTGGGGAGGGGACCAGAGCAGGCTGTTCTCTGCTGTGCCCAGGGCAGGTCCTGGGCAACAGTCCAGGAGGCAGACTGGTCAGTGTGCACACACTGAGGCCCGACTGGTCCCCTGGTCCCTTGAGGAAGCTCCTCAAGGGGAGCCTGAGGACTCCTGTGGGGTGTGACTGGATATGATGGAAGGACCACCTGAACTAGAACAGAGTTGGAGATTTCTGGAACATATTCTTCTAGGATCCAGGCATCCAGGAGACCCAGAAGGAACATGGggcaagtctctctctctcttcatcttgCCTGCTGCCAGTGGGAGCTTTTAGGAGGTCCTGACCACTCTATGCTGTCTTTATCAGCTCCCCTTGTCCCTGACACTTGTTTAGATTACAGGACCTTTATGTTAACCTCTCTCTTGCCACTACCTGCCCCATCATGTCACCATTGTACACTCCAGGTGACACTCCAACCTGAGGCCTGCATCTTAACCTCTGCATGCTGTTGAAGAACCCTCTTTCCCACCCTTTCACTGCTACCTGCATCGCCCAATCCATGCTTCTGTTCCTGCCCATTCTCCAGCTTCCCATGGGCTCTCAAAGCCTCCGTTTTCTAGCCTCCTTTGGGCTTTCAAAGTCTCCACTCTCCAACATTCTCCAGGCTCTCAAAGCCTCTGGCAACCTTGctgtttccttgttcattttccctaaaagttctttaaaatggtctcaatctgcctgcgatgcaggagacctgggtttgattcctgggttgggaagatcccctggagaaggaaatggcaacccactccagtattcttgcctggagaatcccaagggcagaggagcgtggcaaagtacagtccatgggatcacaagagttggacatgacttagcgactaaaccaccatcaccactgccTCACAGAAAGAATGGGTGTTGGCCAGTTTCCTGTTATAAAATTCACAAACTTACCTGTGTCCacattcttccttctctcctatcAAAATAGCATCGTGAGCCCAATCACTCCACTGTGGGCTCCAGTCACTCCATTGTGGGCTCTGATCCACTCTCCCTACCTTCCTGCTCAGGGACTTAAAGACCTACTTCTTCTCTATCAATGTGGACCCATCACACCTGTCTGGTCCTAAAGAAGCTCCTCCAGGTAGATAGTCAAAGACCTGTGAGTCCTACCTTCTGAGCATCCATAGAACCTAACCTATAAGACTGTCCCAGCAGACACCTCCATGTCCAAGCCCCGTCAtctggttgctgctaagtcacttcagtcgtgtccgactctgtgcgaccccatagacagcagccaccaggctccccgtccctgggattctccaggcaagaacactggagtgggttgccatttccttctccaatgaatgaaagtgaaaagtgaaagtgaagtcgctcagtcgtgtccgactcccagcgaccccatggactgcagcctaccaggctcctccgtccatgcgattttccaggcaagagtactggagtggggtgccattgccttctccaccgtCATCTGGAGATGGCATCAATCTACCACTGGCGTCTCCGCCTCCACCCAGCTGATACCATCCTTCCCATGTTATAGTCGGGTGTATGGAAGATGACTTCTGCTCCCTTTGGAACAAGTCCTCTGTGAGCAGAGGCAGAGGCTTTCCCTGCCTACATTTTTGCCTCTTCCAATGAATTCTAAATTACAATTTCAGCCAGGCCATTGTTTTCCTTACAGTCCATCACTGGGTTCCTCTTGACCTCAAGAAACTGTGCTACCTGCTAAGGAGACTCTGAAGCCCGGGAGGGGCCCAGGGCTCCACTCAGGTATGCCCTGGCCTCTTGTCCGCTAATGCTCCATGTTTCCATCACGCACAATCTCTGTGGTTCCTCAGAGGGCCAGTTCTCTCATCTCTGGGTACTtttgctctttcttctttctgggaTTCTCTTCCCAACCTCCCTATCTTGGCCAACTGCTTCCCATCCCTCAGGAGCTAGTTGAGATGGCACTTCTGGGGCTGTTTAGTaattttttcttactctttttctcCTTAGACCAGTCTGGGCTTCAGAGGGCAGCCAGGTGAGTCCCCAGTCCCATTCTGGTCAGGGTACCACCCTAATTAAAACCTTCCCAGGTTTCTCAGTGTCCTGAGGACAAAAGCCAAATTCCTCAGCTTGGCTGACAAGACCATCTGATGGGCAGGAGTTAAGAAGGAGCAATTTCATGGGAGCAGGGTGAAGGTTTCCTGCCCCATGACTCTCATTTTATCATAATAAGGGAGGCCAAGTTGTCTGCAGAGAGCAGTGCTGGGGGCTGCGAGCGGAATGATGCTGGGGTGTGAAGGGAGTGGAGGGACCTTGAGGGCTGTGTGGGAGCAGGAGCTGGCCTGGGAAACAGGGTAACTTGTGAGCTGAGTTTAAGACCAGGCTGGGATTAGTGATGGGGAATCCCAGTGACACCAGGCTGCCTGGCTCTTCAGATTTCTCTAGTAGCCACTTGCTGTGAGTGTTCATCCACAGAGGGGATTTTTTCTGGGAGGGAGGGACCAAGGGTCAGGCAGCTAAGTTGTTGAGGAGTCTGTCAAGGAGTGAGTGAGAGGATGAGTCACAGAATCTTAACCAGATGGAATGAGAAGACAGAATGGACTGCTttaagagagggagagagcagaggtGGTCAGTGGATAACTAGTGGTGATGGAGACCAAGATGGGGTTTAGTGAGATGCTTTGAGCACACGAGCTGGAAGTGGGAGGTTGTGGGGCTGCTTTAGTGAATAAGGAAGGATCAGCATTTTCACCGCGCCTGGGCCTCCGCCCAGCTGTTACTGTCCTTCCTGTGTTATAGTTGGGTGTATAGATGATGACTTACACTGCCCTTTGAAATAGGTCCTCTGTGGGCAGGAACCATGCTCCTCGTGTAGCGTCCTTCCCAGGAGAGTCTGACACGGCC
Coding sequences within:
- the C3H1orf210 gene encoding type III endosome membrane protein TEMP; the encoded protein is MSEANQTIVGSSEVPTTSTVSSGPGSGIQTWLVLVGVVLGAVVLSILIAVAAKCHLCRKHRASYQHHPLPETGKGGRPEVVEDEDDDGFIEDNYIQPGFGGLETGASRDHFSL